In a genomic window of Salegentibacter salegens:
- a CDS encoding ABC transporter ATP-binding protein, with the protein METILSLKDLTKKYGALTAVDNLSFTIKKGHVYGILGPNGSGKSTTLGMVLNVVNKTSGEFAWFSGNINTHEALKKVGAIIEHPNFYPYMTASQNLALVCKIKDVPKDKIDEKLKIVGLLDRKDSKFRTFSLGMKQRLAIASALLNDPKILILDEPTNGLDPQGIHQIREIIRKIAAGGTTILLASHLLDEVEKVCSHVVIIRNGKKLYSGPVDAINASHGFFELQAKNMQLLQELLIAHPGIENVSEKENIVTAILKEPMDAETINEYLFQKGLSLSYLVKRKESLEEQFLELTNQTPSA; encoded by the coding sequence TTGGAAACAATTCTAAGTCTCAAAGACCTTACTAAAAAATATGGCGCGTTAACCGCGGTAGACAACCTGTCTTTTACCATAAAAAAAGGCCACGTATATGGTATTTTAGGCCCTAACGGAAGTGGAAAATCTACCACGCTAGGGATGGTGCTAAACGTAGTTAATAAAACCTCTGGCGAGTTTGCCTGGTTTAGTGGAAATATCAACACTCACGAAGCTTTAAAGAAAGTGGGCGCCATTATAGAACATCCTAATTTTTACCCTTATATGACGGCCTCACAAAACCTGGCGCTGGTATGTAAAATTAAAGATGTTCCGAAAGATAAAATTGACGAAAAACTGAAAATTGTTGGTTTACTGGATAGAAAAGACAGCAAATTCAGAACTTTTTCTTTGGGAATGAAGCAACGTCTTGCAATTGCCTCTGCCCTACTTAACGACCCGAAAATTTTAATTTTAGATGAGCCTACCAACGGATTGGATCCGCAGGGAATTCATCAAATTCGGGAGATTATCAGGAAGATCGCAGCAGGAGGAACTACCATTTTACTGGCTTCGCATTTACTGGATGAAGTTGAAAAAGTTTGTTCGCATGTGGTGATTATAAGAAATGGAAAGAAACTATACAGCGGCCCTGTAGATGCTATTAATGCCAGCCACGGTTTCTTTGAACTGCAGGCAAAAAATATGCAATTACTCCAGGAGTTACTTATTGCCCATCCGGGGATAGAAAATGTTTCAGAAAAAGAAAATATTGTAACGGCTATTCTTAAAGAGCCTATGGATGCTGAAACTATTAACGAATATTTATTTCAAAAGGGACTTTCTCTTTCCTACCTGGTAAAACGAAAAGAAAGCCTGGAAGAACAATTCCTTGAATTAACCAATCAAACTCCATCTGCATAA
- a CDS encoding T9SS type B sorting domain-containing protein produces MKIIYLFLINFLVLSLQLNAQQEAANWYFGDGAGLSFSSGELENLDNGRLRTVEGSTSISDQNGNLLFYTDGTIVFDRNHDLMQNGTDLKGNVSTTQSAIIVPRPAHPGRYFIFTVDKPDYYLTPNDEIEGVHFSEVDMNLNNGNGGIVEGRKNIHLETYNSSNASENEFKSSEKISAVISGDCVSYWVVTQFTNKFYSFRVSESGVETTPVVSTLSNNFPPILNENDINITAGGYLKISPDGKKMAAAYTGTSLGNSNSGTKNTGKVFLYDFNDLTGKVTNEELILENSYPYGVGFSPTSSKLYITANIFNSNDFLENSELYQFDLASNNIMDSRELIHSSRNVAGGLQLAINGKVYRAGYPTDDGGYLNHTRISVINKPEEDAQNVDYRHNSVDIAPNNSKLGLPPFVQSLFKNSFEVENLCFGTSTEFTISGEPDFDAVLWEFGDGETSNTPNPSHVYSEPGTYTVALIKTRNGIPQDPVCKEITILKLPEINQDFTLQQCDITDNDPGDGITTFNLQLARNELLSAENSSVQLYFYEDEQSAIDDVENEEALRSTYRNNIPNQELTIKLVDLNGECSKLNKITLEATGGVQLNPAPVSGCELTDGEGEFNLTEIEQNIIQELGLSQNITLSFHQTENDAILGENYLPQIYLSAPKTIYIRAEADNSCYGFGSIELSLNSLPEIRDAMVTQACIDDFPLTLGNDINMPNPGDYNYSWNTGETSQTILVNAPGTYNLSITDTNLGCSREIQYIIEQFPNPEILELEIENQGETNQVTVLTNELSGLSFAMDNPDGPYQSNPTFRNVPGGTHTFYARTNNACKVAQFEEIIFGFPAFFTPNADGYNDYWLPYETNTTEFQVEYIHIFDRYGKLLKELPANSQGWDGDYNGRAMPPSDYWFKGKLANGQEFSGHFTLKR; encoded by the coding sequence ATGAAAATTATTTATCTTTTTCTTATAAATTTTCTGGTTTTAAGCCTCCAGCTTAATGCCCAGCAAGAAGCGGCCAACTGGTATTTTGGTGATGGTGCAGGACTTTCTTTTTCTTCTGGTGAGCTCGAAAATTTAGATAATGGAAGGCTACGAACAGTAGAAGGTTCTACCAGCATTTCAGACCAAAATGGAAACCTACTCTTTTATACAGACGGAACAATTGTGTTTGATCGCAACCACGATTTGATGCAAAATGGGACCGATTTAAAAGGAAATGTTTCTACTACCCAATCTGCAATTATTGTCCCACGACCTGCCCATCCTGGTAGATATTTTATTTTCACCGTAGATAAACCTGACTATTACCTTACTCCAAACGACGAAATTGAAGGCGTTCACTTTTCTGAAGTAGATATGAATCTAAATAATGGAAATGGCGGTATTGTTGAAGGGAGAAAAAATATTCATTTAGAAACCTATAATTCTTCAAATGCGAGCGAAAACGAATTTAAAAGTTCAGAAAAAATTTCTGCAGTAATTTCTGGAGACTGCGTTTCATATTGGGTAGTTACCCAATTCACAAATAAGTTTTATTCTTTTAGGGTGAGTGAAAGTGGCGTAGAAACCACCCCTGTAGTCTCTACCCTCTCCAATAACTTCCCTCCCATTCTCAATGAAAATGATATTAATATAACCGCAGGCGGATACTTAAAAATATCTCCTGATGGAAAAAAAATGGCAGCAGCATATACAGGTACTTCATTGGGAAATTCAAATTCTGGAACCAAAAATACCGGAAAAGTCTTCCTGTATGATTTTAATGATCTAACAGGAAAGGTTACAAATGAAGAGTTAATCCTTGAAAACAGTTATCCTTACGGAGTTGGTTTCTCCCCTACCTCATCTAAGCTTTATATTACAGCGAATATCTTTAATTCTAATGATTTTTTGGAAAATAGTGAACTTTATCAGTTTGATTTAGCAAGCAATAATATTATGGATTCCAGAGAATTGATTCATTCTTCCCGAAACGTAGCTGGAGGCTTACAACTTGCTATAAATGGAAAAGTTTATAGAGCCGGCTACCCAACAGATGATGGCGGCTATTTAAATCACACGCGAATTTCGGTAATAAATAAACCCGAAGAAGATGCACAAAATGTAGATTACCGTCATAATTCAGTAGATATTGCTCCCAATAATTCAAAATTAGGGCTTCCTCCTTTCGTTCAATCATTATTTAAAAATTCATTTGAAGTTGAGAACTTATGCTTCGGTACGAGCACCGAGTTTACAATTTCAGGAGAACCGGATTTTGATGCTGTTCTATGGGAATTTGGGGATGGCGAAACTTCTAACACTCCAAATCCATCCCACGTCTATTCAGAACCTGGTACCTATACCGTAGCACTTATAAAAACCAGGAATGGTATTCCCCAGGATCCCGTTTGTAAGGAAATAACCATCTTAAAGTTACCTGAAATAAATCAAGATTTTACGCTTCAGCAATGTGATATTACAGATAATGATCCCGGAGATGGAATCACAACTTTTAACCTACAATTAGCCAGGAATGAGCTACTGTCAGCTGAAAATTCATCTGTTCAGCTCTATTTTTATGAAGATGAGCAAAGCGCGATAGATGATGTGGAAAATGAGGAAGCTTTAAGAAGTACCTATAGAAATAACATTCCAAACCAGGAGTTAACTATAAAACTGGTTGATTTGAATGGAGAATGTAGTAAATTAAATAAGATTACGTTAGAAGCTACCGGTGGCGTACAGCTCAACCCGGCACCGGTTAGTGGTTGTGAGCTTACCGATGGCGAAGGTGAATTTAATCTCACTGAAATTGAACAAAATATAATTCAGGAGTTAGGTTTAAGCCAAAATATAACCTTAAGTTTTCACCAAACTGAAAATGATGCAATCCTGGGGGAAAATTATTTACCTCAAATCTATCTTTCTGCCCCAAAGACCATTTATATTAGGGCTGAAGCGGATAATTCGTGTTACGGCTTTGGATCTATAGAGCTATCATTAAATAGTCTTCCAGAAATTCGGGATGCAATGGTAACCCAGGCTTGTATAGACGATTTTCCTTTAACACTTGGTAATGATATTAATATGCCCAACCCAGGCGATTATAATTACTCCTGGAATACCGGCGAAACTTCCCAAACCATCTTAGTTAATGCGCCTGGCACATATAATTTAAGTATTACAGATACTAATCTGGGGTGTAGCCGTGAAATTCAGTATATAATTGAGCAATTCCCTAATCCAGAAATTTTAGAACTGGAAATTGAAAACCAGGGAGAAACCAATCAGGTCACGGTGCTCACCAACGAACTTTCCGGATTAAGCTTTGCTATGGATAATCCCGATGGCCCTTACCAAAGTAATCCTACTTTTAGAAATGTGCCCGGCGGCACCCATACTTTTTACGCAAGAACTAATAACGCCTGTAAAGTTGCTCAATTTGAAGAGATCATTTTCGGTTTTCCGGCCTTCTTTACACCAAATGCAGATGGCTATAATGACTACTGGCTTCCTTATGAAACCAACACCACAGAATTTCAGGTAGAATACATTCATATTTTTGATCGCTATGGAAAACTTTTAAAAGAATTACCTGCCAATTCACAAGGCTGGGATGGTGATTATAATGGAAGAGCTATGCCGCCGAGTGACTATTGGTTTAAAGGTAAACTGGCAAATGGTCAGGAATTTAGCGGTCATTTCACCCTGAAACGTTAA
- a CDS encoding YceI family protein, whose translation MEKQVNAQASNIAWTGKKVLGSHSGTIDLKGGKFQFENDQIVGGEFVMDMSTITVTDLKGDNKAGLEGHLNSDDFFGVDNHPTSKLVITSVAKKEDGTYGVVGDLTIKENTHPVTFDLDYNNNTATTKLSIDRSKYNVKYNSGSFFSGLGDQTIYDNFDLNIELKF comes from the coding sequence ATGGAAAAACAAGTAAACGCACAGGCCAGTAACATCGCCTGGACAGGAAAAAAAGTATTAGGATCTCACTCTGGAACCATAGATCTAAAAGGTGGGAAATTCCAATTTGAGAATGATCAAATCGTAGGTGGTGAATTTGTAATGGATATGAGCACGATCACCGTAACCGATCTTAAAGGAGACAACAAAGCAGGTTTGGAAGGTCATTTAAATTCAGACGATTTCTTTGGTGTGGATAATCATCCAACTTCAAAATTAGTGATTACCAGCGTTGCCAAAAAAGAAGACGGCACCTATGGTGTGGTTGGCGATCTTACTATTAAAGAAAACACCCATCCCGTGACTTTCGATTTGGATTATAATAACAATACTGCTACTACTAAATTAAGTATAGATCGTTCTAAATATAACGTGAAATACAATTCCGGTAGCTTTTTTAGCGGACTTGGAGACCAAACGATTTACGATAATTTCGATTTAAATATTGAGTTGAAATTCTAA
- a CDS encoding NAD(P)H-dependent oxidoreductase, translating into MENYIENLNWRYATKKFDAEKSLSQEDVEKLQKSIQLSASSYGLQPYKVFVISDKETKEKLKAAAWNQSQLTDASHVFVFAGLKKLNEAYIDAYLENISKIREVQVQDLSGLKDMLTSNILGKTEEQQSVWAQKQAYIALGNLLSAAAHLKIDTCPMEGFDAQKFDEILGISGTNLSTAVIATAGYRSEADQLQHAKKVRKQEEELFHLI; encoded by the coding sequence ATGGAAAATTATATAGAAAATTTAAACTGGCGTTACGCCACTAAAAAGTTTGATGCAGAAAAATCTTTAAGTCAGGAAGACGTAGAGAAACTTCAAAAAAGCATTCAGCTTTCAGCCTCTTCATACGGACTTCAGCCTTACAAGGTATTTGTAATTTCCGATAAGGAAACCAAAGAAAAATTAAAAGCGGCTGCGTGGAACCAGTCTCAACTTACCGATGCTTCACACGTATTTGTATTTGCCGGACTTAAAAAGCTCAATGAAGCTTATATCGATGCATACCTGGAAAACATCAGTAAAATTCGTGAAGTTCAGGTTCAGGATTTAAGCGGATTGAAAGATATGCTGACATCCAATATCTTAGGAAAAACCGAAGAACAGCAATCAGTATGGGCACAAAAACAAGCCTATATCGCCCTTGGTAATTTGCTTTCTGCAGCAGCACATTTAAAGATCGATACCTGCCCAATGGAAGGTTTTGATGCGCAAAAGTTTGATGAGATCCTGGGAATTTCAGGAACTAATTTAAGCACTGCTGTAATTGCTACCGCAGGTTACAGAAGTGAAGCAGACCAATTGCAACACGCTAAAAAAGTTAGAAAACAAGAAGAAGAATTATTCCACTTAATATAA
- a CDS encoding rhodanese-like domain-containing protein, giving the protein MKELSQEEWQSQLQQDENAVILDVRTEEEVEDGYIPNAKNLDIYKGQEFVNEVEKLDKNKNYYIYCRSGKRSAQACTILDQMNFANTYNLEGGFMEWEGEKAED; this is encoded by the coding sequence ATGAAAGAACTTAGTCAGGAAGAATGGCAATCACAGCTACAACAAGATGAAAACGCAGTGATTTTAGATGTTAGAACTGAAGAAGAGGTAGAGGATGGGTATATCCCCAACGCTAAAAACCTTGATATTTATAAAGGACAGGAATTTGTAAATGAAGTGGAAAAACTGGATAAGAATAAAAATTACTATATCTATTGCCGTTCTGGAAAACGCAGCGCACAAGCTTGCACTATTTTAGACCAGATGAATTTTGCTAACACCTATAACCTTGAAGGCGGATTTATGGAATGGGAAGGCGAGAAGGCTGAGGATTAA
- a CDS encoding ABC transporter permease yields MLRLLEIEYHKLRYSRSAKILVLTYFILITFIALIASIEFNLGAINFRVADQGIFNFPYIWHFNSYIAALLKLFLAIVIVSMMSNEYTNRTLKQNLIDGLSKKEFIASKFLTVMVFSLVSTIFLFIVSLILGLSFSDFTEVSIIFSDMEYMIAYFVKLTGFFAFCMFLGILIKRSAFALGFLFIWWILESIVYGVLKWQIFRDSEIADNIARFFPLESMSNLIKEPFSRLSAVQTAATQIGSEIDKDYGIHWDQLIIVIFWTAIFVFLSFRLLKKRDL; encoded by the coding sequence ATGTTACGACTTTTAGAGATAGAATATCATAAATTACGCTATAGCCGTTCGGCAAAAATACTGGTCCTCACCTATTTTATTTTAATAACTTTTATTGCATTAATTGCTTCTATTGAATTCAATTTAGGCGCGATTAACTTTCGCGTAGCCGACCAGGGAATTTTTAATTTCCCTTACATCTGGCATTTTAATTCTTATATCGCCGCCTTGCTAAAATTGTTCCTGGCTATTGTAATTGTTTCCATGATGTCCAACGAATATACCAACCGGACGCTAAAACAAAATTTGATTGACGGCCTAAGCAAAAAAGAATTTATCGCTTCTAAGTTCTTAACTGTAATGGTATTTTCCCTGGTTTCTACAATCTTTCTGTTTATTGTTTCCCTAATTCTAGGGCTTTCATTTTCAGATTTCACAGAGGTTTCTATCATCTTTTCAGATATGGAATATATGATCGCTTATTTCGTAAAACTCACTGGATTCTTTGCCTTTTGTATGTTCCTGGGAATTCTTATAAAACGTTCTGCATTTGCACTTGGCTTTCTGTTTATCTGGTGGATTTTAGAAAGTATTGTTTATGGAGTTTTAAAGTGGCAGATTTTTAGAGATTCTGAAATTGCTGATAATATCGCTAGATTTTTTCCGCTGGAATCTATGAGTAACCTTATCAAAGAACCCTTCTCCAGGCTATCGGCGGTACAAACCGCAGCGACTCAAATAGGTTCTGAAATTGATAAAGACTATGGAATTCACTGGGACCAGTTAATAATTGTGATATTTTGGACTGCTATTTTTGTATTTTTATCCTTCAGACTTCTAAAAAAGAGAGATCTGTAG
- the uvrB gene encoding excinuclease ABC subunit UvrB: MKFKIESDYKPTGDQPKAIDQLVGGINNNDQYQTLLGVTGSGKTFSVANVIQEVQKPTLVLAHNKTLAAQLYSEFKLFFPDNAVEYFVSYYDYYQPEAFIPTSGTYIEKDLSINEEIEKLRLSTTSSLLSGRRDVIVVASVSCLYGIGNPVEFRKNVVSIERDMQLSRTKFLHQLVQSLYSRTEAEFSHGNFRIKGDTVDVYPSYADNAFRIHFFGDEIEEIEAFDPGTNDIIEKYERLNIYPANMFVTSPDVMQNAIHHIQDDLVKQVDYFRDIGKHLEAKRLEERTNFDLEMIRELGYCSGIENYSRYLDGRQPGTRPFCLLDYFPDDFLMIVDESHVTIPQVHAMYGGDRSRKETLVEYGFRLPAAMDNRPLKFEEFEALQNQVIYVSATPADYELQKSEGVYVEQVIRPTGLLDPVIEVRPSLNQIDDLIEEIHTRNEKDQRTLVTTLTKRMAEELTKYLTRIDIRCRYIHSDVDTLERVEIMQDLRRGIFDVLIGVNLLREGLDLPEVSLVAVIDADKEGFLRSNRSLTQTIGRAARHVEGKAILYADKITDSMQKTIDQTEYRRTKQINYNKENNMSPTPLVKRLENSTLIKEKLDVYDAEKPLTTKAAEAEVAYMSKPDLEKRIREKRKAMEKAAKDLDFMAAAKHRDEIKMLQNKVKEAKG; encoded by the coding sequence ATGAAATTTAAGATAGAATCAGATTACAAGCCTACCGGTGACCAACCTAAAGCGATAGATCAGTTGGTTGGTGGAATTAACAATAACGACCAATATCAAACCCTGCTTGGGGTGACGGGATCTGGTAAAACTTTTTCTGTAGCCAACGTGATTCAGGAGGTGCAAAAGCCCACCCTGGTTTTGGCGCATAATAAAACCCTTGCTGCCCAGCTTTATTCAGAATTCAAACTGTTTTTTCCGGATAACGCTGTGGAATATTTTGTGAGTTATTACGATTATTATCAGCCCGAAGCTTTTATTCCAACCTCGGGAACTTATATTGAAAAAGACCTTTCTATTAATGAGGAAATTGAAAAATTAAGACTCAGCACCACTTCCTCCCTTTTAAGCGGAAGACGTGATGTTATTGTTGTCGCTTCAGTTTCTTGTTTATATGGTATAGGAAACCCGGTAGAGTTCCGAAAAAATGTGGTTTCTATTGAACGGGATATGCAACTTTCCCGAACCAAATTTCTACATCAACTTGTTCAAAGTCTTTATTCCCGAACCGAAGCTGAATTCTCCCACGGAAACTTCAGAATTAAAGGAGACACGGTTGACGTTTACCCGAGTTATGCCGATAATGCCTTCAGAATTCACTTTTTTGGAGATGAAATTGAAGAAATTGAAGCTTTTGATCCCGGCACTAACGATATTATTGAAAAATACGAACGCCTGAATATTTATCCTGCTAATATGTTCGTAACCTCGCCCGATGTGATGCAAAATGCTATTCACCATATTCAGGACGATCTTGTAAAACAGGTAGATTATTTTAGGGATATTGGGAAACATTTGGAAGCGAAACGTTTAGAAGAAAGAACAAATTTCGACCTGGAAATGATTCGGGAATTGGGTTATTGTTCTGGTATTGAGAACTATTCCCGTTATCTTGATGGTAGACAACCCGGTACCCGCCCCTTCTGTCTTTTAGATTATTTTCCTGACGATTTTTTAATGATAGTAGATGAAAGTCACGTAACCATTCCGCAGGTACATGCGATGTATGGTGGGGATAGATCCAGGAAAGAAACCTTAGTTGAATACGGATTTCGACTTCCCGCTGCGATGGATAATCGTCCGTTGAAATTTGAAGAATTTGAGGCCTTACAAAATCAGGTGATTTATGTAAGCGCCACCCCGGCAGATTACGAATTACAAAAATCTGAAGGAGTTTACGTAGAGCAAGTGATAAGACCAACCGGACTTTTAGATCCTGTGATAGAAGTACGTCCCAGCCTAAACCAGATTGATGATCTTATTGAAGAAATTCACACCAGGAATGAAAAGGATCAAAGAACCCTGGTAACTACCCTTACCAAAAGAATGGCTGAGGAACTCACCAAATACCTTACCCGTATTGATATAAGATGCCGCTATATACACTCTGATGTTGATACGCTTGAACGGGTAGAAATTATGCAGGATTTACGCCGCGGAATATTTGATGTACTCATTGGGGTGAACCTGCTAAGAGAAGGTCTGGATCTTCCAGAAGTTTCTTTGGTAGCCGTAATAGATGCCGATAAAGAAGGATTTTTAAGAAGTAATCGCTCGCTAACCCAAACCATTGGACGTGCGGCGCGTCATGTAGAAGGAAAAGCGATTTTATATGCCGATAAGATTACCGATAGTATGCAAAAAACCATCGATCAAACTGAATATAGAAGGACCAAGCAGATAAATTATAACAAAGAAAATAACATGAGTCCTACTCCACTGGTTAAGAGATTGGAGAACAGTACCTTGATTAAAGAAAAACTGGATGTATATGATGCTGAAAAACCATTAACTACCAAAGCTGCTGAAGCCGAGGTTGCTTATATGAGTAAACCCGATTTGGAAAAAAGAATTCGCGAGAAAAGAAAGGCTATGGAAAAAGCGGCAAAAGACCTCGACTTTATGGCTGCTGCAAAACACAGGGATGAAATAAAAATGCTTCAGAATAAAGTAAAAGAAGCAAAGGGCTAG
- a CDS encoding YceI family protein — protein MKKNLFKGALASTVIVSLLSFTNVNAQEKKIDVKNSNIEWEGEKVTGSHEGTIDLKEGYFTMENGELKGGEFVMDMSSITVTDLKGEDKGKLEGHLKSDDFFGVNNYPNAKLVITSVAKKSNDTYGVVADLTIKEKTNSITFDLDMDKNSASTDLTIDRSKYDVRYGSGSFFDNLGDQTIYDNFELDVELKF, from the coding sequence ATGAAAAAGAATCTATTTAAAGGTGCTCTTGCATCTACAGTTATCGTATCTCTTTTATCTTTTACCAATGTAAACGCACAGGAAAAGAAAATTGATGTAAAAAACAGCAACATTGAATGGGAAGGCGAAAAAGTAACCGGTTCTCACGAAGGAACCATAGACTTGAAAGAAGGTTATTTCACTATGGAAAACGGCGAACTTAAAGGTGGTGAATTTGTAATGGATATGTCTTCTATTACGGTAACCGATCTTAAAGGAGAAGACAAAGGAAAGTTAGAAGGTCACTTAAAATCTGATGATTTTTTTGGAGTGAATAACTACCCTAACGCCAAATTGGTAATTACCAGTGTTGCAAAGAAAAGTAATGACACTTATGGTGTAGTTGCCGATCTTACTATTAAAGAAAAAACAAACTCTATTACTTTCGATTTAGATATGGACAAGAATTCAGCTTCTACCGATTTAACCATAGACCGTTCTAAATACGATGTACGTTACGGTTCTGGAAGTTTCTTTGATAACCTTGGTGACCAAACTATCTACGATAATTTTGAACTTGATGTAGAATTAAAATTCTAA
- a CDS encoding MarR family winged helix-turn-helix transcriptional regulator, translating to MKIEDQLKTNNLPPARKLSLSILVTANLIDENVAAALKPFDISIQQFNVLRILRGQKGKPANLSTIQERMVSKMSNTTRLVDKLIAKELTQRIICEANRRKVEISITEKGLNLLKEIDPKVDAVEQELIKEISEDEIEFVTNCLNKIRK from the coding sequence ATGAAAATCGAAGACCAATTAAAAACAAATAATTTACCACCGGCAAGAAAGCTAAGCCTTAGCATTCTGGTAACCGCAAATCTTATAGATGAGAATGTAGCCGCTGCGCTTAAACCTTTCGATATTTCTATTCAGCAATTTAATGTCCTTCGAATTTTAAGGGGTCAAAAAGGAAAACCGGCCAATCTTAGCACCATCCAGGAGCGTATGGTGAGTAAAATGAGTAATACCACCCGGCTGGTAGATAAACTTATCGCCAAAGAACTTACGCAAAGAATTATTTGTGAAGCCAACCGGCGGAAGGTTGAAATAAGCATTACCGAAAAAGGTTTAAACCTTTTAAAAGAAATTGACCCAAAGGTAGATGCAGTAGAACAAGAACTGATTAAAGAAATCAGTGAAGACGAAATTGAATTTGTTACTAATTGCTTAAATAAAATAAGAAAATAA